In a single window of the Desulfovibrio mangrovi genome:
- a CDS encoding TIGR00730 family Rossman fold protein, whose amino-acid sequence MPSSKQYVIDSLSIKESWRLFKIMSELVDGFETLSELEQCVSIFGSARVAPDSPLYKETETLARMLVEAGYGVITGGGPGLMEAGNKGAASVNGTSVGLHIHLPMEQHTNNYMNVRCNFRYFFVRKLMFIKYAMAYVVMPGGIGTLDELTEAFVLTQTNRIKPFPIILYKSEFWSGLLDWVRDQMVSGGYISEKELDLITIMDTPEEVVAHIKKHVII is encoded by the coding sequence ATGCCATCGTCCAAGCAGTATGTCATAGACAGTCTTTCCATCAAGGAATCGTGGCGACTCTTCAAGATCATGTCCGAACTGGTCGACGGATTCGAAACCCTGAGCGAACTTGAACAGTGCGTTTCCATTTTCGGCTCTGCCCGCGTCGCCCCGGACTCTCCGCTCTACAAGGAGACGGAAACGCTGGCCCGCATGCTTGTGGAAGCCGGTTACGGCGTCATCACCGGTGGCGGCCCCGGCCTCATGGAAGCAGGCAACAAGGGCGCCGCATCCGTGAATGGCACCTCCGTGGGCCTGCACATTCACCTGCCCATGGAACAGCACACCAACAACTACATGAACGTGCGCTGCAACTTCCGCTACTTCTTCGTACGCAAACTGATGTTCATCAAGTATGCCATGGCCTACGTGGTCATGCCCGGCGGCATCGGCACCCTTGACGAACTGACGGAAGCCTTTGTTCTCACCCAGACCAACCGCATAAAGCCCTTCCCCATCATCCTCTACAAGAGCGAATTCTGGAGCGGCCTGCTGGACTGGGTGAGGGACCAGATGGTCAGCGGCGGCTACATCAGTGAAAAGGAACTGGATCTGATCACCATCATGGACACTCCCGAAGAGGTGGTCGCCCACATCAAAAAGCACGTCATCATCTAA
- the tadA gene encoding tRNA adenosine(34) deaminase TadA → MTTRRELEHRFSELTTLPQGWDSWEALMRLAMEEADMAEALGEVPVGAVLVAPDGSVIAKGHNRTITANDPTAHAEILALRSAATAMQNYRVEDAVLVVTLEPCLMCTGAMVHARVRGIVYGTTDPKTGVLSSQMAALELPFHNHAIWHKGGVLADECSAQLSAFFKRRREEHRQRKSEIVTE, encoded by the coding sequence ATGACCACACGCAGGGAATTGGAACACCGCTTTTCGGAGCTCACCACGCTTCCTCAGGGATGGGATTCATGGGAAGCCCTGATGCGCCTCGCCATGGAGGAAGCCGACATGGCGGAAGCACTGGGCGAAGTGCCCGTGGGAGCTGTGCTGGTAGCGCCGGACGGCAGTGTCATTGCCAAGGGACACAACAGAACCATCACCGCCAACGACCCGACAGCGCACGCAGAGATTCTCGCCCTGCGCAGTGCTGCGACTGCCATGCAAAACTATCGGGTGGAAGATGCCGTGCTGGTGGTAACGCTGGAACCCTGTCTCATGTGTACCGGCGCCATGGTTCATGCGCGCGTCAGAGGCATTGTCTACGGCACCACCGACCCCAAGACCGGAGTGCTTTCCTCGCAGATGGCGGCACTGGAACTCCCCTTCCACAACCACGCCATCTGGCACAAGGGCGGTGTGCTGGCGGATGAATGCAGCGCGCAACTCTCGGCCTTTTTCAAAAGGCGACGAGAGGAACACCGGCAGCGCAAAAGCGAAATAGTCACAGAATGA